The Argentina anserina chromosome 3, drPotAnse1.1, whole genome shotgun sequence genome includes a region encoding these proteins:
- the LOC126785858 gene encoding 40S ribosomal protein S4-3, with the protein MARGLKKHLKRLNAPKHWMLDKLGGAFAPKPSSGPHKSRECLPLIIILRNRLKYALTYREVIAILMQRHVLVDGKVRTDKTYPAGFMDVVSIPKTNENFRLLYDTKGRFRLHSIRDEEAKFKLCKVRSVQFGQKNIPYINTYDGRTIRYPDPLIKANDTIKLDLETNKVIDFIKFDVGNVVMVTGGRNRGRVGVIKNREKHKGSFETIHVQDASGHEFATRLGNVFTIGKGTKPWVSLPKGKGIKLTIIEEARKRQAAQQTATA; encoded by the exons ATg GCGAGAGGTTTGAAGAAGCATCTGAAGAGGCTCAATGCCCCAAAGCATTGGATGCTCGACAAGCTCGGCGGTGCTTTT GCTCCCAAACCATCATCAGGGCCACACAAGTCGAGGGAGTGTCTTCCACTGATCATCATTTTGAGGAACAGGTTGAAGTATGCTCTCACATACCGTGAGGTCATTGCTATTCTCATGCAGCGTCATGTTTTAGTTGATGGCAAGGTCAGGACTGATAAGACCTACCCTGCAGGCTTCATGG ATGTTGTGTCCATCCCAAAAACCAATGAGAATTTCCGTCTGCTGTATGACACCAAGGGTCGTTTCCGTCTCCATTCAATCAGGGATGAGGAGGCAAAG TTCAAGCTCTGCAAGGTTCGATCTGTGCAGTTTGGGCAGAAGAACATCCCATATATCAACACTTATGATGGGAGAACTATCCGCTACCCAGACCCACTTATCAAGGCCAATGATACTATCAAGTTGGACTTAGAGACCAACAAGGTCATTGACTTCATAAAGTTTgatgttggaaatgttgtcaTGGTGACTGGTGGAAGGAATAGGGGACGTGTCGGAGTCATCAAGAACAGGGAGAAGCACAAGGGAAGCTTTGAGACCATCCATGTTCAGGATGCTTCTGGTCATGAGTTTGCCACCCGTCTTGGCAATGTGTTCACCATCGGCAAGGGTACAAAGCCTTGGGTGTCACTTCCCAAGGGCAAGGGTATCAAGCTCACCATCATTGAAGAAGCAAGGAAGCGACAAGCAGCACAACAAACTGCTACTGCCTAA